From a region of the Armatimonadota bacterium genome:
- a CDS encoding ABC transporter substrate-binding protein, which yields MRTDRDAMRRMGTGLVAFLATGLLVGTGARFLQAAPSPVCPQAQQGGRVRLLTLVPLVAEPVAKVLETGLPGLRVEAVADLAGPTRVITEAEAGRWSFDVMLWSLPGLLVLAERGLLAELPPEELSALQVPAGSRMLGNRILRVYTTVYGLGYNRQRIRPEEVPKTWDEIAQPRWSGRVVGNVGLVENSIAGLGLLLGEGWMERFARRLRDEVRITVVPNPATAIQMILRGERDLWWSGIGEILERREKYREPIDWSPVRPTYGSVIAVSVLRGRAENAVARCAAMWMAGAEGKRRLERETVFMSDAADPQGILGRTLAQARLKPFVENVEAARKRVALAERVRAILQGRVP from the coding sequence ATGCGGACAGATCGGGACGCCATGCGGAGGATGGGAACCGGCCTTGTGGCCTTCCTGGCCACGGGCCTCCTGGTGGGGACGGGCGCGCGGTTCCTGCAAGCGGCTCCCTCGCCGGTTTGCCCGCAAGCCCAACAGGGCGGTCGGGTCCGGCTTCTCACCCTCGTCCCCCTGGTGGCCGAGCCCGTGGCGAAGGTTCTGGAGACGGGACTTCCGGGCCTGCGGGTGGAAGCCGTGGCCGACCTCGCGGGCCCCACCCGGGTGATCACGGAGGCGGAGGCCGGACGGTGGAGTTTCGACGTCATGCTCTGGAGCCTCCCGGGGTTGCTCGTGTTGGCGGAGCGGGGGCTTCTCGCAGAGCTTCCGCCCGAGGAGCTGAGCGCCCTCCAGGTGCCGGCCGGTAGCCGGATGCTCGGGAACCGGATCCTGCGCGTGTACACCACCGTCTACGGGCTCGGGTACAACCGACAGCGGATCCGGCCGGAGGAGGTTCCGAAGACCTGGGACGAGATCGCCCAGCCGCGGTGGTCGGGACGCGTGGTGGGCAACGTGGGCCTGGTGGAGAACAGCATCGCCGGGCTGGGCCTCCTCCTGGGGGAGGGATGGATGGAGCGGTTCGCGCGGCGGCTGCGGGACGAGGTGCGCATCACCGTGGTGCCCAACCCCGCCACCGCCATCCAGATGATCCTCCGCGGGGAGCGGGACCTGTGGTGGTCGGGCATCGGGGAGATCCTGGAGCGGCGGGAGAAGTACCGGGAACCCATCGACTGGTCCCCCGTGCGGCCCACGTACGGTTCCGTCATCGCGGTCTCCGTGTTGCGGGGTCGGGCGGAGAACGCGGTGGCCCGGTGCGCGGCCATGTGGATGGCGGGGGCAGAGGGGAAGCGGCGCCTGGAGCGGGAGACGGTGTTCATGTCGGACGCCGCGGATCCCCAAGGGATTCTGGGGCGTACCTTGGCGCAGGCCCGTCTGAAGCCGTTCGTGGAGAACGTGGAGGCGGCCCGGAAGCGGGTGGCCCTCGCGGAGCGGGTGCGGGCCATCCTCCAGGGACGGGTGCCCTAG
- a CDS encoding carotenoid oxygenase family protein — MRRFPELPIYTGFNTPDRIEADIYDLEVLEGEVPRELRGIYYHVRPDPQYPPLLGEDIYFNGDGIVSMFRFKDGHVDFRCRYVRTEKFVAERQARRALFGLYRNPYFDDESVRGLRRGTANTHVVYHAGRLYALKEDSPPVLLDPLTLKTYGYYDFEGQLTSKTFTAHPKIDPQTGEMIAFGYSATGYGTPDIAYYVISPEGRIVHEAWLRAPYASMVHDFAVTRDYVIFPIVPIMYDMERAKRGLSTFAWDSTREVYLGVLPRYGTGKDVRWFKGPNQFASHVMNAFNEGTRVYIDTPVAPGNLFPFFPDIHGGGFDRTKATPRLTRWVVDAESSRDGFESIEMSKFVGEFPRVDERYLMEPYRHGYLLVQDTDLPAHPALRSASGFQFNCLGHVDLQTGRHERWFVGPTSSLQEPTFVPRPGSTVEGDGYLLAIANRYDERRSDLLIFDALAVAEGPLAVVRLPIKLRPGLHGSWVPAERIPGFEEDRSWD, encoded by the coding sequence ATGAGGCGGTTTCCGGAGCTCCCCATCTACACGGGATTCAACACCCCGGACCGGATCGAGGCGGACATCTACGATCTGGAGGTCCTAGAGGGTGAGGTCCCCCGGGAGCTGCGGGGGATCTACTACCACGTGCGGCCGGATCCCCAGTACCCGCCCCTGTTGGGAGAGGACATCTACTTCAACGGGGACGGGATCGTGAGCATGTTCCGGTTCAAGGACGGCCACGTGGACTTCCGATGCCGGTACGTGCGGACGGAGAAGTTCGTGGCGGAGCGGCAAGCCCGGCGGGCCCTGTTCGGGCTGTACCGGAACCCCTACTTCGACGATGAATCCGTACGGGGTCTCCGGCGGGGAACGGCCAACACCCACGTGGTGTACCACGCGGGGCGCCTGTACGCCCTCAAGGAGGACAGCCCTCCGGTGCTCCTCGACCCTCTCACCCTGAAGACCTACGGCTACTACGATTTCGAAGGACAGCTCACGAGCAAGACCTTCACGGCCCACCCCAAGATCGATCCGCAGACGGGGGAGATGATCGCCTTCGGCTACTCCGCGACGGGCTACGGGACTCCGGACATCGCCTACTACGTCATCAGCCCGGAGGGACGCATCGTCCACGAGGCCTGGTTGCGAGCGCCCTACGCCTCCATGGTCCACGATTTCGCGGTGACCCGGGACTACGTGATCTTCCCCATCGTCCCCATCATGTACGACATGGAGCGGGCCAAGCGGGGCCTTTCGACCTTCGCCTGGGACAGCACGCGGGAGGTCTACCTGGGTGTCCTCCCGCGGTACGGCACGGGGAAGGACGTCCGGTGGTTCAAGGGGCCGAACCAGTTCGCCTCGCATGTGATGAACGCCTTCAACGAGGGAACCCGTGTCTACATCGATACCCCGGTGGCTCCCGGGAACCTGTTCCCCTTCTTCCCGGACATCCACGGCGGCGGATTCGACCGCACCAAGGCGACGCCGCGGCTCACGCGGTGGGTGGTGGATGCGGAGAGCTCCCGGGACGGATTCGAGAGCATCGAGATGTCCAAGTTCGTCGGGGAGTTCCCGCGGGTGGACGAGCGGTACCTCATGGAGCCTTACCGGCACGGGTACCTGTTGGTCCAGGACACGGACCTTCCCGCGCATCCCGCGCTGCGGTCCGCCAGCGGCTTCCAGTTCAACTGCTTGGGGCACGTGGACCTGCAGACGGGACGCCACGAGCGGTGGTTCGTGGGGCCCACCTCCTCGCTCCAAGAGCCCACCTTCGTCCCCCGGCCGGGCAGCACGGTGGAGGGGGATGGGTACCTCCTCGCCATCGCGAACCGCTACGACGAGCGCAGATCAGACCTCCTCATCTTCGATGCCCTAGCGGTCGCGGAAGGCCCCCTGGCGGTGGTCCGATTGCCCATCAAGCTGCGGCCGGGCCTGCACGGGAGCTGGGTTCCCGCGGAGCGCATCCCGGGCTTCGAGGAGGATCGGAGCTGGGACTGA
- a CDS encoding Crp/Fnr family transcriptional regulator, with the protein MVLAPGGLGAGGNLAGVGARGSAPTDRPRIGEELFPFADFRLVAYPPRSVVFTQGDPADRLYLIADGSVRLCYLDELGEEHMIGVLGAGHFVGDAGAIRGTVYGVSAVTQEASRLYVIPVTELPRLLQHPQAGWLLLESLAQKVCALTHRLYALTFHAAQVAVAQLLLDLMAYQDLPQAEGFPALRLSHREIACATGLSRPTVAKALRALAARDLIALSRSRILVKDLEGLRHMVETSAV; encoded by the coding sequence GTGGTGCTGGCTCCCGGAGGGCTCGGAGCTGGGGGGAACCTCGCCGGGGTGGGGGCCCGGGGGTCTGCCCCTACGGATCGCCCCAGGATCGGGGAGGAACTCTTCCCCTTTGCGGATTTCCGGCTCGTGGCTTACCCGCCCCGCAGCGTCGTCTTCACCCAGGGGGATCCCGCGGATCGCCTCTACCTCATCGCGGACGGGTCCGTGCGGCTGTGCTACCTGGACGAGCTGGGGGAGGAGCACATGATCGGGGTGCTGGGGGCGGGCCACTTCGTGGGAGATGCGGGCGCTATCCGGGGAACCGTGTACGGGGTCTCCGCGGTGACCCAGGAGGCGAGCCGGCTCTACGTGATCCCCGTCACGGAGCTCCCCCGCCTGCTCCAACACCCGCAGGCGGGCTGGCTCCTCCTGGAGAGCCTCGCGCAGAAGGTGTGTGCCCTGACCCACCGGTTGTACGCGTTGACCTTCCACGCGGCCCAGGTGGCGGTGGCGCAGCTTCTCCTGGACCTGATGGCCTACCAGGACCTGCCGCAGGCGGAGGGCTTCCCCGCCCTGCGTCTGTCGCATCGGGAGATCGCCTGCGCCACCGGCCTCTCCCGCCCCACGGTGGCCAAGGCCCTCCGGGCCTTGGCCGCCAGAGACCTCATCGCGCTGTCCCGGTCCCGGATCCTCGTCAAGGACCTGGAAGGACTGCGCCACATGGTGGAGACCTCCGCGGTGTGA
- a CDS encoding FAD-dependent monooxygenase, protein MRVVIVGGGPAGLYLALLLKKASPRDEITVLERNPPDATYGWGVVFSDRTLAEFREADEVTYRQITDRFVLWDAIDVYAHGERLRCGGHVFAGIARTALLEILQRRCAELGVVLRFRTEVRQPEDLPPYDLLVGADGVGSTVRSWHAEVFRPRITPGRARYIWLGTPRPFGAFTFVFRQTEWGLFQAHAYPYAGRMSTFIVECGEEAWKRAGFHEADEVQTLRRCEEIFAEVLRGNPLFSNNSRWIRFPTLRTVTWHHGRIVLLGDAAHTAHFSIGSGTKLAMEDAIALARALQTYEDLETALEAYELERRPAVEAFQRAALQSQRTFETTQRAMRLDPYRLTLYLLTRSGRISYEDLRVRDARFVQRVESHLASEWDEVRLPCPPVHLPFALRGLRLPNRIARRPASACGALDGLPGQAQQRALCGLAARGAGLVLTEILAVSPEGRITPEDAGLYRGEHGEAWKRIVQAVHAEGSRIGAVLGHAGRRGATRSRRFGVDLPLTEPWELLAPSALPYHPDGPVPRAMGREDMEAVREAFVRAARLAAHAGFDLLHLHFGSGYLLASFLSPLTNRREDAYGGSLENRMRFPLEVFRAVREVWEGPLGVTLPASDRARGGIPEQEALAIARAFREAGCDLVEVTAGQTVPDEDPTYGRGYLAPYAEAVRLEVGIPVLVGGGLTLSEANVLVASGRADLCVLDLEGDGFVDKSPPSLVS, encoded by the coding sequence GTGCGCGTGGTGATCGTGGGTGGGGGGCCCGCGGGCCTGTACTTGGCCCTGCTGCTGAAGAAGGCGAGCCCGCGCGACGAGATCACGGTGTTGGAGCGCAACCCTCCGGACGCCACCTACGGGTGGGGCGTGGTCTTCAGCGACCGCACCCTGGCGGAGTTCCGGGAGGCGGATGAGGTCACCTACCGGCAGATCACGGATCGCTTCGTGCTTTGGGACGCCATCGACGTCTACGCGCACGGGGAGCGGCTGCGGTGTGGGGGCCACGTGTTCGCGGGCATCGCCCGCACCGCCCTGTTGGAGATCCTCCAGCGGCGGTGTGCGGAGCTGGGGGTGGTGCTCCGGTTCCGCACGGAGGTCCGGCAGCCCGAGGATCTCCCGCCCTATGACCTCCTGGTGGGCGCGGATGGGGTCGGCAGCACGGTGCGGTCCTGGCACGCGGAGGTCTTCCGTCCCCGCATCACCCCGGGCCGCGCGCGGTACATCTGGCTGGGAACGCCCCGTCCGTTTGGGGCCTTCACCTTCGTGTTCCGGCAGACGGAATGGGGGCTATTCCAGGCCCACGCCTACCCGTACGCGGGCCGGATGAGCACCTTCATCGTGGAGTGCGGGGAGGAGGCCTGGAAGCGAGCGGGCTTCCACGAGGCAGATGAGGTACAGACCTTGAGACGGTGCGAGGAGATCTTCGCGGAGGTGCTTCGGGGGAATCCCCTTTTCTCGAACAACTCCCGGTGGATCCGGTTCCCCACCCTGCGCACCGTTACCTGGCACCATGGCCGGATCGTGCTCCTCGGAGATGCGGCCCACACCGCCCACTTCTCCATCGGCTCCGGCACCAAGCTGGCCATGGAGGACGCCATCGCGCTGGCCCGGGCCCTCCAGACCTACGAGGACCTGGAGACGGCCCTGGAGGCGTACGAACTGGAGCGGCGGCCCGCGGTGGAGGCCTTCCAGCGGGCCGCACTTCAGAGCCAGCGGACCTTCGAGACCACCCAGCGGGCCATGCGGCTGGACCCCTACCGCTTGACCCTCTACCTCCTTACCCGCAGCGGCCGCATCTCCTACGAGGACCTGAGGGTTCGGGATGCGCGGTTCGTCCAGCGGGTGGAATCCCACCTGGCCTCGGAGTGGGATGAGGTGCGGCTGCCCTGTCCCCCCGTTCACCTCCCGTTTGCCCTGCGGGGATTGCGACTTCCGAACCGAATCGCGCGGCGGCCCGCGAGCGCTTGCGGCGCCTTGGACGGCCTTCCGGGCCAGGCTCAACAACGGGCCCTGTGCGGGCTCGCGGCGAGGGGAGCAGGGCTCGTGCTCACGGAGATCCTTGCGGTCTCGCCGGAGGGCCGGATCACCCCCGAGGACGCGGGACTTTACCGGGGGGAGCACGGGGAGGCGTGGAAGCGGATCGTGCAGGCCGTGCACGCGGAGGGTTCCCGGATCGGCGCGGTCCTCGGGCACGCGGGCCGCCGGGGGGCCACCCGCTCCCGCCGGTTCGGCGTGGACCTGCCCCTCACAGAGCCCTGGGAGCTCCTGGCTCCGAGTGCCCTCCCCTACCACCCCGACGGCCCCGTCCCCCGGGCCATGGGGCGGGAAGACATGGAGGCGGTTCGGGAGGCCTTCGTGCGGGCCGCGCGGCTTGCGGCCCACGCGGGCTTCGATCTCCTGCACCTCCACTTTGGGAGCGGCTACCTCCTCGCCAGCTTCCTCTCGCCCCTCACCAACCGCAGGGAGGACGCGTACGGCGGAAGCCTGGAGAACCGCATGCGGTTCCCCCTGGAGGTCTTCCGGGCCGTGCGGGAAGTCTGGGAGGGGCCGCTCGGGGTGACGCTCCCCGCCTCAGATCGGGCCCGGGGCGGGATCCCGGAGCAGGAAGCCCTCGCCATCGCCCGGGCCTTCCGGGAAGCAGGCTGCGACCTCGTGGAGGTCACCGCGGGCCAGACCGTCCCGGACGAGGACCCGACTTACGGCCGGGGGTATCTGGCGCCCTATGCGGAGGCCGTGCGCCTGGAGGTGGGGATCCCCGTGCTGGTCGGCGGAGGACTCACCCTGAGCGAGGCGAACGTCCTCGTGGCGAGCGGCCGGGCGGATCTATGCGTGCTGGACCTGGAAGGGGACGGGTTCGTTGACAAGAGTCCACCCTCCCTCGTTTCCTGA
- a CDS encoding LLM class flavin-dependent oxidoreductase, with the protein MRIGIGLPSGIPGVRGDLVVRWAERAEAAPFSSLAVIDRVAYDSYDPLLALAAAAGVTRRVRLVTAILVSPLRNTVLLAKELASLDQLSAGRLVVGFGVGAREEDYAMAGVDHRGRGSRLTEQLRTLRRIWEEGKVGPPPAQPGGPPFLVGGFADEAFARAARYAQGYFHGGGPPRAFGRGAELARIAWREAGRPGEPELWGQGYFALGEDARERAIRYMRDYYAFTGPLVERIVGQLLTTPQAVVQFVEGYAEAGCHELVLMPAVPDPDQVDRLAEAVACAW; encoded by the coding sequence GTGCGCATCGGCATCGGCCTGCCCAGCGGGATTCCGGGCGTGCGGGGGGATCTCGTGGTGCGGTGGGCGGAGCGGGCGGAGGCCGCCCCGTTCAGCAGCCTCGCGGTGATCGACCGGGTGGCCTACGACAGCTACGACCCCCTCCTGGCCTTGGCCGCGGCCGCGGGGGTCACCCGGCGGGTGAGACTGGTGACCGCCATCCTGGTCTCTCCCCTGCGCAACACCGTGCTGCTCGCCAAGGAGCTCGCGAGCCTGGATCAGCTCTCGGCGGGGCGGCTGGTGGTGGGGTTCGGGGTGGGGGCCCGGGAGGAGGACTACGCGATGGCGGGGGTGGACCACCGGGGAAGGGGAAGCCGGCTCACGGAGCAGCTGCGGACCCTCCGGCGCATCTGGGAGGAGGGGAAGGTGGGCCCGCCCCCGGCCCAGCCCGGTGGCCCGCCGTTCCTGGTCGGCGGGTTCGCGGACGAGGCCTTTGCCCGGGCCGCCCGCTATGCCCAGGGCTACTTCCACGGCGGAGGGCCACCCCGGGCCTTTGGCCGGGGCGCGGAGCTCGCCCGCATCGCCTGGCGGGAGGCGGGCCGCCCGGGTGAGCCCGAGCTGTGGGGCCAAGGCTACTTCGCCCTGGGAGAGGACGCCCGGGAGCGGGCAATCCGGTACATGCGGGACTACTACGCCTTCACGGGTCCCCTGGTGGAGCGCATCGTCGGGCAGCTCCTCACGACCCCGCAGGCCGTGGTGCAGTTCGTGGAGGGGTACGCGGAGGCGGGATGCCACGAGCTCGTGCTCATGCCCGCGGTCCCGGATCCGGATCAGGTGGACCGCCTCGCGGAGGCCGTGGCGTGCGCGTGGTGA
- a CDS encoding benzoate-CoA ligase family protein: protein MVTYEDVPQRFNVTRYFLDRHLEEGRGSRVALYCGDRAVTYAELAHLTNRVGNVLRALGVEPEDRVLLALSDGVEFVATWYAVLKLGAVSAEVYTFLHSQDYAYYLDYARPRVVVTDAVTHSKIREAARAVGFRGRILAVGVLELEKGEVSFERMVAEAPPDLPDADTSKDDFALWKFTTGTTGRPKAVVHCHYAPYLSFWNYAQEVIRYTPQDVVLPVPKLFFGYARDCTALFPFGVGAAGIVFPERSTPERIFELIARYRPTILVQVPTMINAMVNHPDADRYDLSCVRLATSAGEALPAELYHRWKQKFGVEVVDGIGSSELYHIYISNRPGEVRPGSVGRPCPGYRAEVRDPEGNPLPRGAVGELWVWGETAALLYWKDRAKSVRTFWGNWVRTGDLFREDEDGYFWYQGRADDLMKVGGIWVAPLEIEECLLRHPLVAECAVVPYTEEGLTLPRAYVVLRDPTQATPQTARALQEHVRAHLSPHKYPRDVRFVEGLPRTPSGKVDRKRLREET, encoded by the coding sequence ATGGTGACGTACGAGGACGTGCCCCAGCGATTTAACGTCACCCGCTATTTCCTGGATCGTCACCTGGAGGAGGGCCGGGGGAGCCGCGTCGCCCTGTACTGCGGGGACCGCGCGGTGACCTACGCGGAGCTCGCGCACCTCACGAACCGCGTGGGAAACGTGCTCCGGGCGCTCGGGGTGGAGCCGGAGGACCGGGTGCTGCTGGCCCTCTCGGACGGGGTGGAGTTCGTGGCCACCTGGTACGCGGTACTGAAGCTGGGGGCCGTCAGCGCGGAGGTGTACACCTTCCTCCATTCCCAGGACTACGCCTACTACCTGGATTATGCCCGGCCCCGGGTGGTGGTGACGGACGCGGTCACCCACTCCAAGATCCGGGAGGCGGCCCGGGCGGTGGGCTTCCGGGGCCGGATCCTGGCGGTGGGGGTGCTGGAGCTGGAGAAGGGGGAGGTGAGCTTCGAACGGATGGTGGCGGAGGCCCCCCCGGACCTCCCGGACGCGGACACCTCCAAGGACGACTTCGCCCTGTGGAAGTTCACCACGGGCACCACCGGTCGGCCCAAGGCGGTGGTGCACTGCCACTACGCGCCCTACCTGAGCTTCTGGAACTACGCGCAGGAGGTGATCCGCTACACTCCACAGGACGTGGTCCTCCCGGTTCCCAAGCTCTTCTTCGGATACGCCCGGGACTGCACGGCCCTCTTCCCCTTCGGCGTGGGGGCCGCGGGCATCGTGTTCCCGGAGCGCAGCACCCCGGAGCGCATCTTCGAGCTCATCGCCCGCTACCGCCCCACGATCCTCGTGCAGGTTCCCACCATGATCAACGCCATGGTGAACCACCCGGACGCGGACCGGTACGACCTGTCGTGCGTGCGTCTGGCGACCTCCGCGGGGGAAGCCCTGCCCGCGGAGCTGTACCACCGGTGGAAGCAGAAGTTCGGGGTAGAAGTCGTGGACGGCATCGGGTCCTCGGAGCTGTACCACATCTACATCTCCAACCGGCCGGGCGAGGTGCGGCCGGGAAGCGTGGGCCGACCCTGTCCGGGGTACCGGGCGGAGGTGCGGGATCCGGAGGGAAACCCTCTGCCCCGGGGAGCGGTCGGGGAGCTCTGGGTATGGGGGGAGACCGCGGCGCTTTTGTACTGGAAGGATCGGGCGAAGTCCGTGCGCACCTTCTGGGGCAACTGGGTGCGCACGGGAGACCTCTTCCGGGAAGACGAAGACGGATACTTCTGGTACCAGGGCCGGGCGGACGACCTCATGAAGGTAGGGGGGATCTGGGTGGCGCCCCTGGAGATCGAGGAGTGCCTGCTCCGCCACCCCCTGGTGGCGGAGTGCGCGGTGGTGCCGTACACGGAAGAGGGCCTCACGCTCCCCCGGGCCTACGTGGTCCTGCGGGATCCGACTCAGGCCACTCCACAGACGGCACGGGCACTTCAAGAGCATGTGCGGGCTCACCTCAGCCCCCACAAGTACCCTCGGGACGTGCGGTTCGTGGAGGGCCTTCCCCGCACGCCCAGCGGGAAGGTGGACCGAAAGCGGCTTCGGGAGGAGACGTAG
- a CDS encoding SDR family NAD(P)-dependent oxidoreductase → MELRDRVAFITGGGRGVGRACALELARRGARVAVVARTAAQVEAVAGEIERTGGRALGLPCDVAVREAVEVAVARVREVLGPVTILVYAAGVAESHPFREITDAVWERHLRTNVTGALYAMQAVLPDMLEVGWGRIVAVASVLAKVASRYTAAYATSKHALLGLVRSVALEYADRGITANAICPGYLQTDMTAENIRRISARTGRPPEEVRRALESSSPQRRLFTPEEVASLVAYLCTDAAGGINGQGIVLDGGGVLS, encoded by the coding sequence ATGGAGCTGCGGGATCGGGTGGCGTTCATCACGGGTGGAGGCCGAGGCGTGGGCCGGGCGTGTGCCCTGGAACTGGCCCGCCGGGGCGCCCGCGTGGCGGTCGTGGCCCGCACGGCCGCGCAGGTAGAAGCCGTGGCCGGAGAGATCGAGCGCACGGGGGGACGGGCCCTGGGGCTTCCGTGTGACGTGGCGGTGCGGGAGGCTGTGGAGGTCGCGGTGGCCCGGGTCCGGGAAGTTCTGGGACCCGTCACCATCCTGGTGTACGCCGCGGGGGTGGCGGAGAGCCACCCCTTCCGGGAGATCACGGACGCGGTGTGGGAGCGCCACCTCCGCACCAACGTCACGGGTGCCCTCTACGCCATGCAGGCGGTCCTTCCGGACATGCTGGAGGTGGGGTGGGGCCGGATCGTGGCCGTGGCCTCCGTGCTGGCGAAGGTGGCCTCCCGGTACACGGCCGCGTACGCGACCTCCAAGCATGCCCTGCTGGGACTCGTACGGTCCGTGGCGTTGGAGTACGCGGATCGGGGCATCACCGCGAACGCCATCTGCCCCGGCTATCTCCAGACGGACATGACCGCGGAGAACATCCGCCGGATCAGCGCCCGCACGGGCCGCCCTCCGGAAGAAGTGCGCCGGGCCCTGGAGAGCAGCAGCCCGCAAAGGCGCCTGTTCACCCCGGAGGAGGTCGCGTCCCTGGTGGCCTACCTCTGCACGGACGCGGCGGGAGGGATCAACGGGCAGGGCATCGTCCTGGACGGAGGCGGCGTGCTTTCGTAG
- a CDS encoding ATP-binding cassette domain-containing protein, whose protein sequence is MRVLEIRGLTKRFGGVLALWRCDLAVERGEVHAVIGPNGAGKTTLVNLVAGVFPPTEGRILFDGEDITYLPPHVRALRGIARTFQVTNLFPRQTVLENLSLAVQARTGSSFRFWHPVHLERGLREEAREYAARVGLADRTDVPVAALSHGEQRQLEIGLALACRPRLVLLDEPTSGMSQEESRRMVELIRGLRGQVTVLLVEHDMDVVFSVADRITVLVDGRVLASGSPEEVRANPEVHRAYLGEPRPRSPASSAPSGAHAVAGGEPLLRVEGLQASYGPSPVLFGVDLEVPAGRIVTLLGRNGMGKTTTVRAILGLLPPRAGRVIFCGEEIQGRPPETIASAGIALVPEGRQIFPNLTVRENLLAFAANRNGSSRPWTLDRVLELFPRLRARLNRLGVQLSGGEQQMLAIGRALMTNPRLLILDEATEGLSPVLREEIWRCLEQLNREGLALLLIDKYVDRLLDLAHHHFVLERGRVVWRGPSEALRADPGLWQRYLSV, encoded by the coding sequence ATGAGGGTCCTGGAGATCCGGGGTCTCACGAAGCGGTTCGGGGGCGTGCTCGCCCTGTGGCGGTGTGACCTCGCGGTGGAGCGGGGAGAGGTGCACGCGGTCATCGGACCGAACGGCGCGGGGAAGACCACCCTCGTCAACCTGGTGGCCGGCGTCTTCCCGCCCACGGAAGGCCGGATCCTCTTCGATGGGGAGGACATCACGTACCTGCCGCCGCACGTCCGGGCCCTACGGGGGATCGCCCGCACCTTCCAGGTAACCAACCTCTTCCCCCGCCAGACCGTACTCGAGAACCTCAGCCTCGCGGTCCAGGCGCGCACGGGGAGTTCCTTCCGGTTCTGGCACCCCGTGCACCTGGAGAGAGGGCTCAGGGAGGAAGCGCGGGAGTACGCGGCGCGGGTGGGGCTTGCGGATCGTACGGACGTCCCCGTGGCGGCGCTCTCCCACGGGGAGCAGCGGCAGCTGGAGATCGGGCTGGCGCTCGCCTGCCGGCCCAGGCTCGTGCTCCTGGACGAACCCACCTCCGGCATGAGCCAGGAGGAATCCCGGCGGATGGTGGAGCTCATCCGGGGCCTGCGGGGCCAGGTGACGGTGCTGCTGGTGGAGCACGACATGGACGTGGTGTTCTCCGTGGCGGACCGGATCACGGTGCTGGTGGACGGGCGGGTGCTGGCGAGCGGCTCCCCGGAGGAGGTACGGGCAAATCCGGAAGTGCACCGGGCGTATCTCGGGGAGCCCCGGCCTCGGAGCCCCGCATCCTCCGCCCCTTCCGGGGCGCATGCGGTAGCGGGCGGGGAGCCCCTCCTGCGGGTGGAGGGGCTGCAGGCCTCCTACGGTCCCAGCCCGGTGCTCTTCGGGGTGGACCTGGAGGTCCCCGCGGGCCGCATCGTGACCCTCCTCGGCCGGAACGGCATGGGCAAGACCACCACCGTCCGCGCCATCCTGGGACTCCTGCCGCCCCGGGCCGGACGCGTGATCTTCTGCGGAGAGGAGATTCAGGGGAGGCCTCCCGAGACCATCGCCTCCGCGGGCATCGCTCTCGTCCCGGAGGGCCGTCAGATCTTTCCCAACCTCACGGTGCGGGAAAACCTCCTGGCGTTTGCGGCCAACCGCAACGGATCCTCTCGGCCGTGGACGCTGGACCGGGTGCTGGAGCTGTTCCCGCGACTCCGGGCCCGGCTGAACCGCCTGGGTGTCCAGCTTTCCGGGGGCGAGCAACAGATGCTCGCCATCGGACGGGCGCTCATGACCAACCCGCGCCTGCTGATCCTCGACGAGGCCACGGAGGGCCTTTCGCCCGTGCTCCGGGAGGAGATCTGGCGGTGTCTGGAGCAGCTCAACCGGGAAGGACTCGCCCTCCTCCTCATCGACAAGTACGTGGACCGTCTGCTGGACCTCGCGCACCATCACTTCGTCCTGGAGCGGGGGCGGGTGGTGTGGCGGGGACCCTCGGAAGCTCTGCGGGCGGATCCGGGCCTGTGGCAGCGCTACCTGAGCGTGTGA